The DNA region CTGgggagctgctttcctgctgctgtgtctgtggtAGCTGATTGTGGGACCGAGGGTGGCacacctgtggcactgccatcaccaccagccctgcctcctgctgcttgtCCCCAGCCGTCCCGGGGCCACATCCCCTTCAGTGTTCCTAATAAACCAAGACTGGTGAGAGCTGGGGACCTGTGCTTTGTATTGCTGAGTGCAGACAGGGCTGTgacccaggggctgctcctgtggggACACGAGGTGGGGCCAAGGGGACACCTGTGCAAGGGTGGGCTCTGGATTTGTGACCAGCACACCCTTGGGGACAGCTGCCAGAGGCTGTGCTGTCCCATGAGGCTCTgagccctgccccagctgcaggaGGTACTTGGAGAattttactaggaaaaaaattgaggatGAGATTTATGCCTTCATCCGCTGATTGctggaaataaaagagaaattccCTTTCTCTAAAACTTACTCAGACTTCATTAGCTCAGACAAAAATATACAGACATCGGGTGAGCCCTGCTGGTACAGAACAAGCCTGTATCGCTCtccccccatccctgccagTCCTCATCCCTCCAAATCAGCAGCACAAGGTCAAATGTTTCCTGGGAAGTGCTGGCCTGCTCTGGGCCCTCACCTCCCTCCCACACAGTCGCAGGTCGGTGCCAGGCTCAAGGTTCCCCCTGGCATTGGTGCTTGCCCTTGGCCACACACCAGTGCCAGCAGAAAGATCTCCCTGTCGCCGAATCCAGCGGGATCTCTGGAGCGTGTCGGGATCCTTTCCTCAAACCTGGTCCTTAGGGCAAGATCCTGGGGTGCACCAGAAGTCCTTGATCCGCTGCAGCCTTTTGCTGCTACCAGAAGGTCCAGGGGGGCTGCATCATCTCGTAGGTGGGAATGCTGGTGACGTTAACAGGAATGGAGATGACGGCCCAGGGGAGCCCGTGCTGCTCCAGGGAGCGCCTGATCATGTACCTGGGGGCATGGAGGGTGACAGGTGTTCCCAAGCtgccggggctggcagagcgGAGCCAGACCCGAGCACAAACCACAACCCAGCTCAAAGTGCCCGTTAACCACGACCGACTCCATGCAAAGCGTGGCTCCCAAAGCCTGGCAGGGCCACGCTGACCgctgggacctccctgctgtGAGGGACAAGGCTGCCACTCGCTGTCCCCGTGAGCCGTCCCAGCCTGGGAAGGCAGCCCGGGCACGTACCCgtccctgcccagcaggaagAGCGCGGGGATGTCGGCCGTGCGCCGGGAGCTGTCCTGGATCATCTCGATGTAGAAGCTGTCGTTGTCGTAGGCGTTGTCGGCGATGATGACGGCCCGCCCGCCGTGCTCCTGGATCACTCGTGTCTTGGACAGGAACGAGCAGCCCCTGCGGCGCACAGGGACCACCCTGACCTACCTGGGGTGGCCACAGGTAGCTCCAAAGCCTGCACCTGCCCGAGCTGGCCTGGACACACCCAAACTAGGGACTGTCTCCTCCAAACCCTGCTCCTCTGAGCCTGTACTTTAGGTACAAGCCACCCACACTCctaaaaaacaaatgaaataaaatcttggaatggtttgggttggaagagaccttgaaGCCCAttcagtgccaccccctgccatggcagggacaccttccactatcccagggtgctccaagccccagtgtccaatCTGGCCGTGGACATCTCCAGGGATATGAGGCATCCAGAatttctttgggcaacctgtgccagggcctcaccactcaCAGAGTTCTTTGCCACtgtctaatctaaacctactctcaaTCTGAACTCAGACAGCATTTTTTCTACCTTACCACAGGCTGAAAAATACAAGATGCAGTTCTCCAGGGTAGGAACACCCTCGCATTTCCCCGGTTTATCTATGTGGGGAAAGCCCAGGAAGAATCTGGAAGTGATGGGGAGATGGGGCCAGGgctcccctcctgcccagcagggtcccccagcagctgccatgCTGCCAGACCTACCCCCTCTCCACCAAGGCGATCTGGTCCTGGATGAAGACCCCATTGTTCAGCTCTCCACAGGCCTCCGGAGGATCCGCCGGGACCAGGTGGATCTGGTCGTACCTTGTGTTCTCCGAGGAGACAGGCAGGGGTGAGCTGGGGGGATggagctccccctccccagccctgcccagctgtgccacgTCCTGCTCATCCCTgtgggggctgctctgggggagATTTTGGGCTCCCAGGTTCAATGACGCTTGgagccagccctggggccagTCCCCGCCTCTGGAATCCTGCTGAGGCCAGGGATGCTTGTGGAAGCGCAATGAGCTCCATTTTAATAAAGCCCCAAATCGCTGAGTCCCACCAAGGAGCAATACTGGGATGGAGGGACCCAAAGCGGCAAATTCAGTTTTTAATACTTACAAACACGCCACCGAAATCCTTGGCCGGGGTGGCAGTGAAGATGTAGCGGATGTCTCCAGGGCTCAGCACTTGGAAGTACAAATATTCATGGATGCGTAATCCTGGGGGCGAAAGAACAGAGCTGAGGTAAAGGAAACTAAAGGCAAAATCcctgaaaaaggggaaaagtcCCAGTTATCACTCCTGAACCATGGGGGACAGAACACGCCCTCCAGCAGTGCCAAATCCTGGCTGGGCCCAGGTCCCAAAGCTCCCCAAAGGTTTTGGAGTGTTCCAAGGGCAGATgtggcagctcccaggggcTGAGAGGGGATGGGGGCGGGAAAAGCACCGGGATTGGGGTGCtcgaggggaaggggaaaatgctgctggatcatggaggggagaggggagatgGGCACCCAGACcgaggggaacagaggggaaACGCACCAGGATCACAAATGGGAGGGAAAATGCTCTTGGATTAGGATGCAGCAGGAAATGCAATGGAGCTGGGGTGCAGTAATGGAAATGTACCTGGATCACAGGGAAATCCAAGGGGCTCAGACCCCACCGacaggaaatgctgctgcactGGGGTGCTGGGTGGGGGAGTGCAACTAGGTCGAGGTGCACCGAGGGAACTGCACCAGGATTGGGATGCAGGAGGGGAAACGCACCCGGACCGGGATGTAGGACGAGAAACGCAATTAGGCGGGGGCGCACCGAGGGGAAATGGCCCCGTACTCCCATACGGCTACAGGAGCGGAACCGCAACGGGGCCGGCGTGCCGGGAGGGGAAATACACCGGGACAGAGACACAGGAGAGGAACCGCAACGGGGCCGGCGTGCCGGGAGGGGAAATACACCGGGACAGAGACACAGGAGCGGAACCGCAACGGGGCCGGCGTGCCGGGAAGGGAAATACACCGGGACAGAGACACAGGAGCGGAACCGCAACGGGGCCGGCGTGCCGGGAGGAGAAATACACCGGGACAGAGACACAGGAGCGGAACCGCAACGGGGCCGGCGTGCCGGGAGGGGAAATAAATACACCGGGACAGAGACACAGGAGGGGAGCCGCAACGGGGCCGGCGTGCCGGGAGGGGAAATAAATACACCGGGACAGAGACACAGGAGAGGAACCGCAACGGGGCCGGCGTGCCGGGAGGGGAAATACACCGGGACAGAGACACAGGAGCGGAACCGCAACGGGGCCGGCGTGCCGGGAGGGGAAATAAATACACCGGGACAGAGACACAGGAGAGGAACCGCAACGGGGCCGGCGTGCCGGGAGGGGAAATACACCGGGACAGAGACACAGGATGGGAACCGCAACGGGGCCGGCGTGCCGGGAAGGGAAATAAATACACCGGGACAGAGACACAGGAGCGGAACCGCAACGGGGCCGGCGTGCCGGGAGGAGAAATACACCGGGACAGAGACACAGGATGGGAACCGCAACGGGGCCGGCGTGCCGGGAAGGGAAATAAATACACCGGGACAGAGACACAGGAGCGGAACCGCAACGGGGCCGGCGTGCCGGGAGGAGAAATACACCGGGACAGAGAGACAGCAGGGGAACCGCAACGGGGCCGGCGTGCCGGGAGGGGAAATACACCGGGACAGAGACACAGGAGGGGAGCCGCAACGGGGTCGGCGTGCCGGGAGGGGAAATAAATACACCGGGACAGAGACACAGGAGAGGAACCGCAACGGGGCCGGCGTGCCGGGAGGGGAAACACACCGGGATCGCGGTGCGCCGAGCGGGGAGGCGGCCGGCCCGGGATGCCTGGGGCGTGGGCGCGGTGCGGGTGCGGGGCCCGGGTGGTCGCGGCGCGGGCCCGGCCGCTGTCCCCGCTCCGTCCCTCCCTCCGCCCCTCACTCACCGCGGGCCGGGCAGCAGCAGAcgcagagccagagccagagccagggcagcatGGCTGCGCCACGCCCCGCCCACCGGCCCGCCCCGCGCTCCCCATTGGCGGAAGAGCTTACCGCGCTCCTTCCTATTGGTCTGCGCCGCCATCAATCACGCGCGAGCCGGCGCGGGCCGCCTGCTGTCACCGCGGCGTCCGCTGCCAAATAGTGCTCCATCGCTTTTCCCCACGCTGCGCgccctcttccctccctgccaAATAGTGCTCCCGCCGGCGGCCCGCCCCCGGGAAGGTTCTGGGCGCGCGCGGTGCATTGTGGGGCCGGGAgcgagccgccgccgccgccgcgatGATGGTGAGTGCGCCGCGGGCCGTCCGCCGCCATCCGCCGCCATCCGCCGCCGTCCGCCGCCATCCGCCGCCGTCCCCGCGTCCCgccgccctgcccggcccgcGGGGCCCCCGCCGGCCCCCAGCCGGCGGCtgcggcgggccgggccgggccgccccggCGGGGATGGAGCGCGCAGGCCTGGCGGTAGCGGGGCTGTGCcgcggccgcgcccgccgcAGCCGCGCCGCGCTGGCCGCAGGGGATGGGAGCGGGCAGCCCCGAGCGCCATCCCGAGCCCGGCGCCGCGTCCCCTCCGGCTCCGAGCCCCGCGGTGGTGCGGGAGGTGGATGGGGCTGATTTCCCCCGGGACAAACGGTTCCTTTTCCGGTGGGACTCCTGCGCTGCTGGGTGTGGAGGAAAGCTGTACGTTCTCTTCCACAGAACCGTTTCAGGGATCACAGAGTGGTCAGGGCTGGAGATCACTCAGTTCACCCCCCTCCCCACGcggggtcacctggagcaggtgacaccgCAGCGTGTCCAGGTGGCTGTGGGATGTCTCCGGAGGGGGGACACTCCAGGCCCttcctccctgggcagctgtgccagggctctgtcaccctCCATGGAAAgctcttcctcatgttgaggtggGACTTGTGTTTTAATTTACCCGCTGTTACTGGGCGCCCCCAGAAACAGCCTGGCACCAGCCTCTCGGCACTGCCTCGGGTAGGTTTGTACGGAGGATGGGATCCCTctcagccttcccttctccatcctAAGCAGGCCCAGctcctcataggagaggtgctcctgACCCCGAGGATGTTCTCTGTGCCCATCACTGCCCGTCaccccctgcagcagctccttgtcTTGTGCTCGTGGCCCCTCAGAGCAGCGAGCACAGCTTAGTTCTGCTGTGTGCCTGCTGAACGCTTCAGCcgttagttagttagttagttaaTTAGTTAGTTCAGTTTAGTTCTGCCTCTGACCTGGCTGTTCCGAGGCAGTACATCCCAAATTTGGGCAGTGTTTGGGCtttgctgagctctgcctgtgaGATGGTTGCAGCACTCATGGAgcggtttgggttggaaggggccttgaggcccatccagtgccacccctgccatggtgacagctcccactgtcccaggctgctccaggccccGTCCCGCCTGGCctgggacattccagggatccaggggcagccacagctgctctgctgctttggccCCCCAGACTTGTTTGGTTCCTCACTGTCTGTGTGGCTCCTGCAAGCTctgtctgctccaggccagCATCGGATCAGAACCTCAGTGGGCCCCGCTGCCCCAAAAAGCCCTGTTACTTTTGGGACGGTTCCTGTGTGGTCCCCGAGCCTGTGGTGGAGCAGCTGTGTGAACTCCCAGCGCTGTGGGAGCCGTGGAGAGCAGCTGGGTGGTGTGGAGCGCAGGAATTGCAGCCAGCCTGTGTGTTTGGTCTTGTTCCTGCACACCGGTGTCTTCTGGGCTGTCGGGAGTTTGCCGTGCGGGCTCCTGGGCTTGGGGTGACAGCTGTGCCGTGCTCCTCCCCGCAGCCAACGCCGGTTATCCTGCTGAAGGAGGGCACGGACACCTCGCAGGGCATCCCGCAGCTGGTCAGCAACATCAACGCGTGCCAGGTGATCGCCGAGGCCGTGCGCACCACGCTGGGCCCGCGCGGCATGGACAAGCTCATCGTGGACGATCGGGGTGGGTACGGCGCGCCCGCTCTGCCTCGGTGCCACGCGATGGTTCCTTAACCCgtcccaaaagtgcaaaaaggcaaacggCAGGGGACTCAGTTTAGTCACAACAAACAGATGCACCTTTATTGTGGTACCAACAGCAAATGTGATagagagaggggacagaaaaggaaataaaggatagagagaaaagaggggaaggggaacaCAGCTACCACCGTTGAGACGAGGTCCTCAGTGGTCCAGCCACGTGGATTTGCCATGGTCCATGAGGGTGCACCGAAGCCTTCCCAGAAAGTTACAGTTGATACAGTCCTTAGCCAAAGCAAGTGGCATCTGGCCGGGTGGGCGAGATTGATGGGCCATGGTGAAGAGCCCCTTGGTCTGTGGAGCGGGTGCTGGCACGCAGGGACGAGCCACCGCTGGTCACAGCCTGCAGGAACGCAGCGTTCTGTAGGAGCACGGTGAGTGCACCTGCTGACAGTCACTGGGCAAACAACCACCTCggccaggccagagctcctgtcAGGGTCTGCAGGGTGCTTGTGACGGCCCTGAGGCAAAGGAAGGGAACTCCGGACTGTCTCTCACAGTCACTTAAACCCGGCTTTGGCATCGGCCTCAggctcagcagcctcagcccGTGCCAGGCTCggctctcccagcagagcttcAGTTCTGAATCGGTGTCACTGGGGCACCTCGGTGTCCCCTGTCGAAGGCAGGACAGTTGCCAGTCCAGCCTGAGGATTCCTGCTTGCTCCCCAGGGGCACCTGAGGAGATGCAGAGTCAGGAGGGTTGTGCTGCCTTGTgaggctgccctggagcagaggctgggcagagtcacagaacaaagcagggatttattaaaaggatctcctcatggatccaccctgggcagcaccagagcccagccaggcctgcacccaagatgaacccaaatggtcccaaaatgcacgagcgctcccgggggctctcactgtgatcagctctgctccactggcacactggagttcattgtcccattccagctttagcccgtgcagtcccatcctgcttgttttcctctcctcctgatACCTGTGGAGTTACTCAGCAGTTGTGGCTGAGTGTGAGTTCAGTGGATGTTCCTGGGTTGATATGTAATCTTTTATTTGGTGTGTAATTTAGAGATGAGCTTTGCCATCACTCTGAAAAGACTGGTAtgaagtaataataataataataataataataataataataataatttattcttGTTACTGAAGGGTGGAGTGAAAAGTTACAGGGTGGAGTAGCTGTTACAAGTAGGAACTGTAATAAATCTTTGTTCAAAAGGATAATTGGATTTAAATTTCTCTTATGATAACTAATATGATTTCTAGGCTCTTACTTCTTGAGAGTGTCAGACT from Anomalospiza imberbis isolate Cuckoo-Finch-1a 21T00152 chromosome 4, ASM3175350v1, whole genome shotgun sequence includes:
- the PRADC1 gene encoding protease-associated domain-containing protein 1, producing the protein MLPWLWLWLCVCCCPARGLRIHEYLYFQVLSPGDIRYIFTATPAKDFGGVFNTRYDQIHLVPADPPEACGELNNGVFIQDQIALVERGGCSFLSKTRVIQEHGGRAVIIADNAYDNDSFYIEMIQDSSRRTADIPALFLLGRDGYMIRRSLEQHGLPWAVISIPVNVTSIPTYEMMQPPWTFW